A DNA window from Pseudomonas sp. GD03919 contains the following coding sequences:
- a CDS encoding ArsR/SmtB family transcription factor: MDESIDIQQLRANADAAGQLLKALANPDRLLLLCQLSQGERNVSELEALLGIQQPTLSQQLAVLRREGLVDTRRDGKQIFYRISSPAALAVIETLYRLFCEDRQ, encoded by the coding sequence ATGGACGAATCCATCGATATCCAGCAACTGCGTGCCAATGCCGACGCTGCCGGGCAGTTGCTCAAGGCGCTGGCCAATCCGGATCGTCTGTTGCTGCTCTGTCAACTGTCGCAGGGCGAGCGCAATGTCAGTGAGCTGGAGGCATTGCTCGGCATTCAACAGCCGACGTTGTCGCAACAGCTCGCCGTGCTGCGTCGCGAGGGGCTGGTGGATACTCGCCGTGACGGCAAGCAGATCTTCTACCGCATCAGCAGCCCGGCCGCGCTGGCGGTGATCGAGACGCTGTATCGGCTGTTCTGTGAGGATCGACAATGA
- the gcvH gene encoding glycine cleavage system protein GcvH, with protein MSNIPADLRYAASHEWARLEADGSVTVGISDHAQEALGDVVFIELPEVGKQLNAGQEAGVVESVKAASDIYAPVGGEVIAINEALTDSPESVNSDPYGSWFFKLKPSAVSELDKLLDAAAYQAAADADA; from the coding sequence ATGAGCAATATCCCCGCCGATCTGCGTTACGCCGCCAGCCACGAATGGGCTCGTCTGGAGGCTGACGGTAGCGTGACCGTGGGCATTTCCGACCACGCCCAGGAAGCCCTCGGCGATGTGGTGTTCATCGAGCTGCCGGAAGTCGGCAAGCAACTGAACGCCGGTCAGGAAGCCGGCGTGGTGGAGTCGGTCAAGGCCGCTTCCGACATCTATGCCCCGGTTGGCGGCGAAGTGATCGCCATCAACGAAGCCCTGACGGACAGCCCGGAGAGCGTCAACAGCGATCCATACGGCAGTTGGTTCTTCAAGCTCAAGCCGAGCGCCGTCAGCGAGCTGGACAAGCTGCTCGATGCCGCAGCCTATCAGGCCGCCGCTGACGCCGACGCCTGA
- the gcvT gene encoding glycine cleavage system aminomethyltransferase GcvT, protein MGQRTPLYDLHVALGAKMVDFGGWDMPLHYGSQVEEHHQVRRECGVFDVSHMCVVDVSGEQAQAYLQRLLANDVARLQTPGKALYSAMLNEQGGVIDDLIVYLTGSSSEQSYRLVVNAGTRDKDLAWMHAQAGDFDVQLSERRDLAMLAIQGPKARSRVAELLTQARAALIHELKPFQGLPEGDWFIARTGYTGEDGLEIVLPAAEVVSFFNDLVGAGISPIGLGARDTLRLEAGMNLYGQDMDEQVSPLAANMAWTIAWEPAERDFIGRPALEAQRAAGCPSKLVGLVLEERGVLRAHQVVRVDGIGEGEITSGSFSPTLNKSIALARVPAATGDRAEVEIRGKWYPVRVVRPGFVRNGKTLI, encoded by the coding sequence ATGGGACAGCGCACCCCCCTCTATGACCTGCATGTGGCGTTGGGGGCCAAGATGGTGGATTTCGGCGGCTGGGACATGCCGCTGCACTATGGTTCGCAAGTCGAGGAACATCATCAGGTGCGCCGCGAGTGCGGCGTATTCGATGTCTCGCACATGTGTGTGGTGGACGTCAGCGGTGAGCAGGCGCAGGCCTACCTGCAGCGCCTGCTGGCCAATGACGTGGCGCGCTTGCAGACGCCTGGCAAGGCGCTGTACAGCGCCATGCTCAACGAGCAGGGCGGGGTGATCGACGACTTGATCGTCTATCTCACCGGCTCCTCTTCCGAGCAGAGTTACCGTCTGGTGGTCAACGCCGGTACGCGTGACAAGGACCTGGCGTGGATGCACGCGCAGGCGGGCGATTTCGATGTGCAGCTGAGCGAACGACGCGACCTCGCCATGCTCGCCATTCAGGGGCCGAAGGCCCGCTCGCGTGTCGCCGAGCTGCTGACCCAGGCACGTGCCGCGTTGATCCACGAACTCAAGCCGTTCCAGGGGCTGCCAGAGGGTGACTGGTTCATCGCGCGTACGGGTTATACCGGCGAGGATGGTCTGGAGATCGTGCTGCCGGCCGCAGAGGTGGTGTCTTTTTTCAACGATCTGGTCGGTGCCGGTATTTCGCCGATTGGTCTAGGCGCGCGTGACACCCTACGCCTGGAAGCGGGCATGAACCTGTATGGCCAGGACATGGACGAGCAGGTCAGCCCGCTGGCTGCCAACATGGCCTGGACCATCGCCTGGGAGCCAGCCGAGCGCGACTTCATCGGCCGCCCGGCGCTGGAGGCGCAGCGCGCTGCCGGTTGCCCGAGCAAGCTGGTTGGCCTGGTGCTGGAAGAGCGCGGTGTGCTGCGCGCACATCAGGTGGTGCGTGTAGATGGCATCGGCGAGGGTGAGATCACCAGCGGCAGCTTCTCGCCTACGCTGAACAAATCCATCGCGCTGGCGCGTGTGCCGGCAGCGACCGGGGACCGTGCCGAGGTGGAAATCCGCGGCAAGTGGTACCCGGTGCGGGTTGTTAGGCCAGGTTTTGTGCGTAACGGCAAAACCCTTATCTGA